DNA sequence from the Manis javanica isolate MJ-LG chromosome 15, MJ_LKY, whole genome shotgun sequence genome:
TTTAGTGCACCTTACAGGCAGCGAGGTGACACCCTGATGATTTCAGCGGTGTGAGGTCATAGAGGCTGGTAACCAGGCAACCaccactgccccctcccctcagTCGGCTCCCTGGCCTTCCCTCCCCTAGCTTTTACCTCACTGCTCATCCTGCCCCTCCATTGATCTGTCCCCAGGTGATGTATAAGTACGCTGGTCCCTGCACAGACCTTAGTGAGCTTGCTTGTGCAAGGAAATCCCAGTATCACCATCCATTAGTCTGTCCTGGGCTCTAGGACATCTATACCCATACAccaattctttcctttgagagtGGTGAGGCCACACAAAGGTTTACATCAGAGTGGGACGCAACCCCTTTGTGCTGCAGGCTGGGGACACTTTGGGAGTCCAGGGAAGGATGGCCAGGGCAGGGCAGAAATGGAGGTCACGCTGACAATGGTGGTGATGGGGGCCATCACCCTCACCTGCTTGGTGGGACTCCTGGGACACATCACTTGACTTTTCTACCATTTCCCAGGGAACAAGGAATGGTTACTTGTCTTCTTGCTATTGGGCTGTAGCAGGCCTTTATATAGTGTAAGTACATGTCCTTTGTTGAAggtatgatttgcaagtatttgccCCCAAGTCCATGTGTGgcttgacttttcttttctttaacaaCATGACTCATGAgggaaatggaagtgaaatgtaGGTGGAAAACATAATGAGATCCTGcacattagaatggctaaaataaaaaatgtgagtgAGAGAAGACATGAAGGTGGTATCAGAGTCCAAGGGTATTGTGTGGAGAGGGGGCAGCATAGTGGGATCCATACACAGCCCGCTGCATACACAGCCCGCTGCACAGGGCAATAGGCACTTGGCAACAGCATCAGCTGAAAGGTTCCCAGCAGGAAGGGCCAGCTCTGGTACTCACAGCCCAGAATGACCCGAAGGACTGGCGGGGCCATGGGCCATGGCCAGGAAAGGCTGACTCCTAGGATCTGTAGCCTCACCTGTTTACTAAACAGAAACGTCAGTAAGGCCCAAGttgcctttgtgtttttcttgtagATTTCTGAAAGTGGTAACAAgtgtagcagcagcagcagcagcagcaggggaaACAGGAATAAGTGAATTTGTACTAGAAGAAAAGGGGAATCCAATCTTTGTTGAAAACTGAACACTAACATTCACTGGAAAGTGAACCCAAGTAGTCCCAGAAACTTTGTAAGCACTAACAGGGGTggcggggtggtggggtgggggtggggggcagtttcTAATTGTTCTTCAGGTTTTCTGAGTCTGAGGGTCAGAGATAATGCTGAAAGCTCATTTGTTTCAAGCCCAAGCATCCAGTCCCCAGGGACTGAggagaagcagaaaagaaaaacaaaaagctagtGAATCCGTGCAGGAATGTCTGCTTGGCCCCTTGCAAGCTGCTACTTtatgtgtctgcaccccagcctctcccacGATTTCCCCTCCAAAAGCCCTAACCGCTTGTGTGTCAGGAGGACGGTAGTTTTTTAAGGCAGGAGCTTTTCACTCCCTCATTTGCCAGCAAGTCAGTAAACTGTTCTTTCCCACCCcaaaaccttgtcattgtgttttgtgatttgccTTCAGGGAGGACCCAGTTTAGGTATCAGGAGTAGCACCCCCCAATCCGCCCCCCGACTGAGTGCCCTCAGTGTCGCTCCTTCAGCGCCAGAGGCCACGGGGCCCAGTTGCCCTGGAAGAATGCAgagctcctgccttcctccttgctagccacaggggactgtacTGGCAAGGAATTCATGCtgtgtggcaggtcaagcacaagCCTCTAGGACTCCCTCTAAAGTGTGTATTGAAAGCAGTAATGCATTCCAGGAGAGGTTACAGAAACCGGTGTCACCGCCAGGGATTTGAAAGATGTAGGGGTGGTGATTTCCACATACTCTTATAGAAGTCACTCATTTGGCCTACTCAGAAAACAGgtgaatcttggagatgacagtgcatgatTGTCAATGTAATCACAGTGTCTCAAATTGCAgttactgctgcacatggggcttcatcacttgacCCCCAAGAACTAGTGTGTAACTATTgatcaggaaaatgctctttgttctcttcctgttaGGAAAGACCAGCAGAGCAGTTAGCTTTCAGCCAGCAAGGAGACAAACTATCTCAGAGGTATATCAAATTTCCAAACTTAGGTTCTAATTTAGTCAGAAGGAAtcttcatctctttttctcttccagaagatgtcacactggcccatcccattgatggtATTATGCGTATTAGACCCAGTGATCAGGAAGTACAACTTGTCTAAGCATATTGATAGCACAGTCAcgtgtcagaaggtgggaaataaatccaacaaaaattcaggggccttttgCCTTAGAGAAGTTTCTAGAAGTCTATCGTGTGGACCTGCCAAGCTCTCACTTCCAAGGTGATGAATAAGAGGCTGTATCTGGTCTCCGCTTCCCCCTactcacaaagaaagaaagagcacagcagcctggtggaccacctcggatttcagaggcagcatagacttcatttccagtgtgctactctgacTCATTCactgattggtctgaaaagcacctagtttgagagcagcctggacctttggaaggtggatgccagtagatgaCACCACCTGGATCTCCTCTCATTGCCACCCCTTCAAGGTGCACAACTGAAACTGGCGtagaggggaagtgacttgcccaagatcacaaggcccgGACCTGGGTCTGACTTGCGTGGTGTTCCACGCTCCATGCCAAGCAGCCCCAACAGCTGGAGGTGTCGTCCATATATCGTGAGGATGTCCCCAGGGAGGAATGTCTGACATtaccctgcctgtgcaggttgggacgttgggcagctcctgggaggtacCGTGGCTTCAGCAGGACAGAGAAGTGGTGAGACaaagaggcctgagctcagctcttgtttcctcagagctgggaccctggtgaCATTGCCAAAGAgcgaggggagggctctggtgtAGATTTGTGTagtcatgcatggcaagggccaggaaggtgggcagtcagcagcccagaggggcatgtgggtgtgtctgagtgcagggaggggcccaggaaatGGAACCTTCAGGAAGTGATGTCTCTGatgacacgcccagtagaacctgaattgtgatcCGGTGCCCATTTACTGgtcacagaccccagtcctgctcacttgaccggaggcgctcgacagagcaacatgcggtcttgttgtgcAGAGCATTCTGAAGgtgtgggagtcagggaagccaaGAGGAGCAGTCTTTCTGCTCGCTGCGGGCGCTGGCTCAGCACCCACCTCCAACGCTTCTGTCCGTGTttcccgaggagccccgaggtaacacagggcagcccagagcaggccactccagggccaggccccaagtgtgacccatcccgggctgACCTTCCCACCGGCCCCTtccgtgtgtgtgtggtgggtgtggggcatgggtgggatggaagtctggggaggagggtggccaTTCCTGGGTGGCAGCATGTTGTGAGGTGGTGGCCCCCCGGCGGGGTagtcagtgtcacagctctggtctcatcattcaggatgTGGAGGTGAGTGTAGGGACCAGGCACTTCCACCCACATTGTTAATCCTGAGCCTggggggtgtcctctccttccctcacgGAGTGGATTTCTATtgcagatggccctgtgtgcctgatgtCGGGGGCAGGATTTGAGGCCCACATCTCCCCCTGAGGGGAGGTCCAGGCAGCCCCGGGTGGCCCCTCCCAAGCTACTGGGCGCTGGCTTTtcagagctccaccctggggagcgtgttggagctggtggatggattccCCTACTCCATCTCCCAGGACCTTGTTCAaaacctggcaacctgccagggccctcccagggcttccccatGAGAGTGTCCCAGGACAGTCCCATTCCAGAAGGCCTAGAATCTCATTCCCTGGGGCACCCCTTCCCTCTTCTTGATCACACCCCAGGGGTCTGGGGACTCTCAGGTGAGTTGCAAACCTCCCTTGTCTTGGAGGTTCCTGGGTTCCCCACTGACTATATCCCTGCTGACCCCCTCAGCGTGAACATGAGTCAACTGTCAATGGGAGTGAGGTTCCCAAGCGCACGGCTCCCCGGACGGGtgagaggaggaagtggaggaggTGCACCTCCCGAGTGGATCCAGCTATAAACATCAGCCGGAGCACTCCTGAGTTCACACTCCCTCCCGAGGACGCTGACCAGCCGACCACGGGCCAGCGGCCCCCCCGGTGAgcctccaccccacctcctcGGCACAGtcaggcctctgcccacagcccgctgtgtgtcttgagtgtctCCACACGTGTCTGAGCTGCCACatgctcctctgacaggcagggtggctggtgATCAGCCTGTTAGGTTGCCCATGGGGATTACGAGAGGAGTCTTAGATGGGCTCCCCTGGTCCTGGGCAGTGCAGAAAGGACTCccggccaagctgggccactttTGGTGCTATTACTCTTTTGTACTCGATGAAAAGCCTTTGGCCTTACCTATCAGGCACttcaatttggaaaagcacatggaaagaagCCTTGGGAACGGGGAGGTGGGGGCTCGCAATTCCCTGTGGCTGGTCCTGGTCCTTGTCCTCACCGTGGCCAGATGAAGGAcccctgggggcagcagaggggtacctggcAAGGTTCTGTtaggacttccttcagcaacaataggtATGAAGCACTCACTTTGTGCAGGCCCTTTGGGGACACTTAGcataactgagtgaaggaagcagacagaaTACTGGGACCCTGTCCCATGtggagtcgggcagtcacttcaggcaTCATCCGCAGGTCACGGCCGGAGAGCGTCACGGGCGATGCCCTCATGGCCTCCTCATGTAACAGGGGGCATGACAAGAGGCCTGAGGAGGATCTGAAAATGTGAGCATTCACTGGGTCCAGAGGGGGCACGGTCCATCTGCTCAGAAACGGCGGAGGAggagtttggggcttggggcaggggagcTCAGCAGAACCCAGCAGGTCACCGATCTTTGGATTGCCACAGGAGAGCTGATGACAGGGGATGTCCTATTTGGGAGGATGGGAAAGGATGGGATCCCAGGACAGACACACAGGGTCTGTAAGGTGaagggcaggtgcctggacaggcaggggaacgCACAGTGGCCACGCCCGCAAAAcggtgggctgggagggcagtgtggctggaaagaccaggcttctcactcttctACCCCCAGGCCCAAGCCCCACCCCGGTATCCGACGGGCTAGGCGCCATGCCTGGGAGCCAGCTCATGTGCCCAGCGTCCTCCATGGCATCCAGCCTTCATCCATCCCAGAGGGCcgagtcctccaccacttggtccaggaggagcacctggggcccacggtggctgagctggaaggtgaggggctgcagccaggggaccgtcTAGGGGTGGGCTTTccagactggggttcccttcaaggcagtgagggcttttctgtcatCGTAAGGTGtggggaatcagccccggggtgaccGTATGtccctgtgtcctgctccagaaccacggcagatgcagctggctccagaggcacagggagggccggATTCATCACTAGAGCCTGTTGAGGATCCCtgtgagacccctgtgctggagctacggccggtgtcacctgcttcaggcCCTGCAGAGCCGCAGAAtatcccagcagtggcctcagccctggtgccaggccctgagctcgaGCCCCATGAGCCGTCAGGCACGGTACCTGGAGTACTTCCCAGAATGGCACTGATCCTGGCCGAGCCAGAGCCATGTCCAGAGTCCATCAGCCCCTGTGGTGTGAACACCTGGGATATCCCCAGGAGTGGTCTCATGCCCCGAGCTGGAGTCCGATGTGCCATCAGAATGCAGCAGGTCAGCGATCTTTGGATTCCCATGGGCAGGCTGATGACTGGGGACATCCTATTTGGGAGATTGGgaaaggatggggtcccaggagagACACACAGTGTCTGAAGGGGAAGGAGCAGTTGCTTCGACAGGCAGGGGAATGCCCAGTGGCCAGTCCTACAGAAGGTTGGGCTGGGAAGGCAGTGGAGCTGGAAAGACCAGGCTTCTAACACTTCCACACACAGGCCTACCCCCAGTCCCGGGATGCGACTGGCTGGGTGCCATACCTGGGAGCCCAAGCATGTGCCCAGCGTCCTCCATGGCAGCCAGCTTTCATCCATCCCAGAGGGCCGAGTCCttcaccacttggtccaggaggagcacgtGGGGCCCACGGTGGCAGAGATGGAAGGTGAGGGCCTGCAGCCAGGGAACCATCTAGGGTGGGCTTTccagactggggttcccttcaaggcagtgagggatTTCTGTCATTGTAAGGCATGGTgaatcagccccggggtgaccatgtccctgtgtcctgctccagaaccACGGCAGATGCAGATGGCTccagaggcacagggagggccggATTCATCGCTAGAGCCTGTTGAGGATCCCcgtgagacccctgtgctggagctacggccggtgtcacctgcttcaggcCCTGCAGAGCCGGAGGATGTCCCAGCTGTGGCCGCAACCccggtgccaggccctgagctgcagCCCCATGAGCCCTCAGGCATGGTGCCCGGACCACTTGATGGAATGGCACCAGGCCTGGCAGAGCCCGAGGCAGTActggagcccaccagcccctgtgccgTGAACACCTGGGATGTGCCGAGGGAGGAGGAGCCGACCATCCTGGCGTTTCCCCCtcgcctggtggccgagcagctgaccctgatgtgtgcggtgagcagagCGGGCTCTCTGGGTCAGGcgtgggccttccctgtgtcacgggctgcctCAGACCTGCTATGGACTCATGTGATCTGGGCCCAAGTCCCCAcagcttccccacggactcaccCCGTGTCATGAGAGACTCTCCTCACCCACAAGCCTTCAGTGACCATACAGGGACAGTATGGCTAGCACTTAGGGATACTTGCAGACCAATGAGGAGGaatggagggaaggtgggcagggcctggctgggatgGGAGGGGCAGGAAATGGGAGGCATGCTCTGGGAGGTGCcgccagggccttaggtccttaggccattggcctggcaggcctCCACAGACTCtccacttcagaggcccctgccatggacctgactgcatgggagacacagacaccaagaaAGGCCCTGGGTGGAATTGTTTTGGGGaaaactgcacctgagtgggcaGCTGGATCTACGGGGTTGCAGAATGgaaggcagatgccccaggatgggcagggtgagctgccttgtgtggcagggaggaggtgtGT
Encoded proteins:
- the LOC140846387 gene encoding uncharacterized protein; translated protein: MRSCCAEHSEGVGVREAKRSSLSARCGRWLSTHLQRFCPCFPRSPEREHESTVNGSEVPKRTAPRTGERRKWRRCTSRVDPAINISRSTPEFTLPPEDADQPTTGQRPPRSRPESVTGDALMASSCNRGHDKRPEEDLKMPKPHPGIRRARRHAWEPAHVPSVLHGIQPSSIPEGRVLHHLVQEEHLGPTVAELEEPRQMQLAPEAQGGPDSSLEPVEDPCETPVLELRPVSPASGPAEPQNIPAVASALVPGPELEPHEPSGTVPGVLPRMALILAEPEPCPESISPCGVNTWDIPRSGLMPRAGVRCAIRMQQVSDLWIPMGRLMTGDILFGRLGKDGVPGETHSV